The sequence TCGACAGAATTTGATTTTTATGTACCAGATAAAATTTTCAAAAATTGGAAAAAATTTAATTTGGATAAAAATGCAGCATTGGATATTAAGCAAAACTTTTTTTCTAAAATTTTTGTTTTTAATCATCGTAATAATCCTGTAATCCCATTCTCAATTATTAGTTTGAATAGAGAATGGTTGAGTGAAGCGAGAGACAGGTTAGATGACAATATCAATTAAGTACAAGCAAAAATCTTTATTAGACTTATGAAAAAAACAATCGTAGCACTGTGGAATAATCCTAATACCGGAAAAACAGAAACTTTAAGAGCTTTAGCAGAAATTATTATTAATAACTTAACTGATCTAGTTCCAATATTTCCAATTCCATTAGCTGTAAATCAGGAAGACGATTTTAGATTAGTAGTTCAAATAAATGGCAGAATTATAGGAATTGAATCTCAAGGTGATCCTAACACAAATTTGCTTGAACGATTGCTAGAATTGGTAAATGACTTTAATTGTGATGTCATAATTTGTGCAACACGACTTAGAGGTGAAACCGTTTGGGCGGTTGAAAATATCCATGAAAATTTTAATTATGAAACGATTTGGACTTCGACATATCAAGTGTCGAATCCAAATATTTTTCAAATATCTAACAGAACAAAAGCTGAACATCTCGTTGATTTGTTAAGAATTTTAGATTTAATGTAACGTGAATTTTCACTTGAGCCATTTATTCTAAAAGAACTTCAATCGATGACTCCGTGCTATCTTTATACAGAAACCATGAGATATTGATGATCTTAAGATAATCTTTTTTGGCTCCCAGTTGTTTTTCGGATAAAAGTTCAGTAATTTAAATATATTCTCCGATACGGGGAAGGAATGGGAGATCCCATTTGATCTCTACTGATGAATGTTTATAACATAAAAACACTTTCATAGTTTTTTATTTCTAAGATACTTATTTTAAAATAAATTTAGTGATCAGGGAATTCAAAGATGGTTTTGTGATCCTCTTTCAAAACGATGTAGGCACTGAACTTTTTTCCGTTTTTTGCTTTCATATTTTTGATAAGTGGGGTTTTTCTGTTGTTGATGAGTGAAGTGATCTGCTCTATGCTGAGCTGTACTCCGCAAACAGTTCTGAACTGTAACCAGTTGCATTGCTCATCTGGACATTTAATGATTTTGTCCTTGATGATAAGGTTTTGCTGCTTGCATTTTGGGCATTTGAGTTCCGGGATGTTTTCTTGAGCGATGGATAATAATAAAAGTTCTTTGGTGATCTCTGTTGTGTAGTCTTTGATATCGGTGATGAATCGTTTTGAGCTGAGCTCGCCTTTTTCGATCTTGTCCAATGCCATCTCCCACTCTGCGGTCATTTGCACATTGGCTATCTTTTGGTCTTTGACAAGATGGTAAACTTTGATTCCTTTTTCGGTTGGTACTAGAGCCTTGCTTTTTCGGTTGATGTAGTTTCTGCTGAGCAATGTCTCAATGATTGATGCCCTGGTGGCAGGTGTACCGATCCCGATATTTGAAATGGCTTTCTGTGCTTCTTTATCTTCAATCGATCTTCCTGCATTTTCCATCGCCGATAACAGATCTGCCTCACTGTACAGTTTGGGCGGTTGGGTTGTTTTTTCCTGTAGCACAGCTTGGGAAATTTTAAGTTCATCCCCGATCTTGAATTCAGGAAGTTCAATGAGTGTTTTTTCAACTTTATTGTTATTGGAATTGCTGTCGTTATTTTTGTTATTATCGTTATGTTCTGAGAGTAACCCTTTGATGGCTCGCCAGCCTTTGGTCAGTATTTTTGATCCTTTGATGCTGAATTCATAGTGGTGCACTTTGAGCGTAATATGACTGACCTGCTTGGAGCAATGTTCTGAAAGGGATTCCAGTAAACGATAGGCGATCATATCGTAGATGGCTTTCTCCGTTGCGGTGATCGCTGATGGGATCTTTGTAGTGATCAGAAGTCCGTGATGGTCGGTCACCTTGAGGTCATTCACCATCCTTTTGTTGAAGTTCCCGAATTTAAGGGTTGAAATGGCAGGTTTGAATTGATCGACCGTATTGAGAATTCTGACCAGCTCCGGGATCTCCGCCCAGAGGTCTTCGGGAATATAGTTGCTGCCAGTTCTTGGATAGGTGATGAATCTCTTTTCGTAAAGTGACTGTGCGGTCTGCAAGACCTCATCGGCTGATAGTCCCAATTTTCTGTTGGCTTCCTTCTGAAGTTCTGTCAGGTCAAAAAGTAGGGGTGCTGGTTCTTTTAAAGTTTGGATTGAGACATTCTCAACAGTGGCCCTGCCCTCTCTTTCTATGGATCTTAGGATCTGCTCTGCCTGTTTTTTGTCTTCCCATTGTTCAGTTGACTGGCTGGTGAAATCCAGGTATTCTTTTCGGTGCTTTAACTGGATCTGGAAGTATTTCTTCTGTTTGAAATTTTGATGGTCATCAAATCTTTTGCAGATCAAAGCTAATGTCGGGGTCTGTACCCTGCCTAAGGAATAAACATCCTGGTTAGCGGTAATGCTCAATGCCTGGGTGGCATTGATCCCGACCAGCCAGTCGGCTTCGCTTCTGGCTTTGGCTGCCTGATACAAACCATCGAATGCTGAACCGGACTGTAGCTTTTTGAAGCCATCCTGTATGGCTTTTTCTGTAAGGGAACTGATCCACAGTCTTTCAAATGGTTTGTTACATTCTAGATGGTGGTAGATGTATCTGAAGATCAGCTCTCCTTCCCTTCCCGCATCGGTAGCTACAATAATGCTTTCGCATCTATTGATGATATTTTGTATGATCTTTAATTGTTTGAGGGCTGACGGATCAGGCTGGTAACCTTTGTGGTTTTGCTTTTTGATGGACCTTGGGATCAACAGGAATGGATCTGGAAAGATAGGTAAAGAGGCTTTGTCAAAGCCTCTTATACCATAATCTTCCGGCATTCCCAATGACACCAAATGACCTAATGCCCAGGTTATGCAGTAACCGTTGCCCTCCAGGTAACCGTCTTTTCTTTCGTTGGCATTTAACAATTGGGCGATCTCTCGTGCAACACTTGGCTTTTCTGCGATGATGGCTTTCATAGGATTGGATTTATTATGATTAGAATTGTTTTTGTGATTGTAATTGTAAGTCTTGGATTACATCTTGCGCCCTTTGGATCTGACGGGTTTCTTCTGCTGGGCTTCCTGTTGCTTGTTGGCAGGCTGTTGCTGTTTGGAATCTAAAGGCTCTTTGAGATTCTTGGTGGCTTCATTCGTCTTGCCATCGGAATTGACCGCTTTCTGTGTCTTATGGTCTTCTGATGTTTGGGCTTTTTCTTTCAATTTGTTGGGGTTGGTAAAAGAAAAATCCGTTTTAGATGTTTCCTTGTTGAAGGTGATGTAGCCTTGGTAGGCTTTTCCTTTGCCGTCAACAAGTCCGTCAACATACACCGTCTGCCCTGCTTTGAATTTATCATACTGTGCATCATCCAGTTCTTTTCCACGGAATACTCTCGGGGCTTCCCCACCTTTGGATTGATTTTGCAAGGTAGATTGACTCTGCTGTTGCGTTTGCTGCTGGTTCTGGTTGTTGTTGAAAATGAATTCAACATAGCGTTTGTCAGCGTTGAACTGTACAGTAGCATCAAACAGTTCTCCTTTTTTGGAGGTCATTCCTTCCAGATAAAGTGGCTTACCTTCGAGTAAGGTCTGCTTCTGGTGATCATCCAGCTTGATGCCCTTGATCTCATCCGGGATCTTCATATACTCTGCCCTGTACGCAACCAATTCATTGGTCAGTCGGTCACGGCTGATGACTGATGGGATGATCTCATCGGTCTTGGGGTTGACCAGATCGACGACCCTTCCCATATTGCCACTTTCTTTAAGGTTTTTCTTGTCTTCGTCAGTGAACTCGTGACCGAGGAACTTAAGATTGTAGTTAGGCTCTTTGCGAATGCCGTGCAGATTCACGGCAACCTCTCCGTTGTCTGCGGTCTGGAGTGATAGACGGACATCCATCTTGCTGACCGCTGTTCCCAGATTGATGGTGATAGGAATTAAGGTATTGGTTTTAAATCCCCGGAGCAGAGGATCCATGGCATTCATTTTTTCAAGCTTTTCACGATTGAGCCCGAATTTTTCCATCGTCTTCCAGTCGATCTGTTCCGGCTGGAAACGGTATTCCTGATTGTCTGTGTTGTTTTCCATTGTATTCTGATTTTTTAATGGGTTTGTATTTTTTAATTGTATTGCATATTCTTTCAGCTTTTCCTTTTCTTCAGGGGATGCCTGATCAACATATTGCTGAAGGTCTTTCGCGGTATGGACCGCATCATATTCCGAGACCTTGAAGAAATTGAAATGCGAAGGGTTTTTAAGCTGCCGGTAGAAATTAGAAAAGAAGTTGGAGAACAGGTCGCCGTGCTTGTCAACCCGGATCAATTGGTCATTGTCTTTTTTATCTTCCGGAGGGAACTTTTGCAGGTTTCCTTCCTTGTCTATGCCTTTGACCATCTCGACCGCATTGGTGTTGATGTTCAGGACAAGCAAAGTGTCAGATACCGACTCGATCTTATTCGTTTCATTGGTTGCATTCTGTACCTTCTCTTCCATAGCAGATATTTTGTGCGATGAAGATAGAGGGATGGGTGGTGATTGTTTTGATTTGGAACTGTGTCTACTTTTTTGGCAGCTTCTGTCCTACTTCATTATGTACTTAAACATTCTCTGATGAGCTGATGGACATCGGACAGCTTGTAATAAAGCTTTCCACTAATGGTGTAGTATGGCAGCTTCTTGTCAGTGCGGTAGCGTTGCAGGGATCTTGAACTGATCTTTAAGAGTTGTAATACGTCCTGATTGTCCAACAGTACCTCGCCGTCGATCTCTATGAATCTGGACTGGTTAGATGACACTTGTTCTTTAAGGATGTCAAATCGTTCCATGATTCTTTCCATCCATGCTATAAATTCTGTTCTTTCGGTATTCATAACGGTGATTTTTGATGTTAATAATGATTTGAACAGTTGATCAACTTTTAATAGGGTAAAGTTGGAAATTGAACATCACATAAAATCACTACCTTTTCGTAGTACCGAAAAGATTTATTGTATTTATATTTTAGAATAAATATCTTAATCGGTTTTATCGTCGTACTGAATATCGTATGATATAAAGTAAAAAGGTTCTTTTATAAGGTATGGTTTTTGTCTTTATATTGGTTTATCAGATCATATTGAAATCGGTATAAAATAAAAATAATGTTGAAAAAAGGAGATAAGGTCAAATGGAAATTTCGTTATGGAGAGACCCATGGAATCATCACAACAATTCATACCAGCGATTTTATTTTTATAAACAGGCAGAGAAGAGCTTCTCAAGACAGCCCGCAATATGAGGTGATGAGCGAAAAGACCGGTAAAAGTGCTGTCCACAAAGCTTCAGCTTTAAAGAAAATATAAACGTAAGTCGTAACGATGAAAATAGCAACATACAATGTGAACGGCATCAACAGTCGCCTGCCTGTCCTCCTTAAGTGGCTGAAAAATGCAAAGCCAGATATCGTATGCCTTCAGGAATTGAAGGCGCCGCAGGAAAAATTCCCTATTGCTGAAATTAACCAAGCCGGCTATCAGGCGATATGGCATGGACAAAAGCAATGGAATGGAATAGCAATCCTATCTAGAGGTTTTGACATGACAGAAGTCCAGCGTTCACTGCCTGGTAATGCAGATGATATTCAAAGCCGCTATCTTGAAGTGATTATTGACCAGATCGTGATCTGCTGTCTCTACTTACCGAATGGAAATCCTTTTCCAGGGCCAAATTTTGAATACAAAATGGAATGGATCAAGCGTCTAAAAAAAAGAACAAAACAATTTATCGATATGAATCTGCCTGCCATATTGATAGGCGATTTTAATATTATTCCGACTGAAAAAGATGTTTATAAACCTGAAAGATGGAAAGATGATGCACTTTTTCAACCAGAAGTCAGACAAGTTTACAGCCAGTTTCTGAAAAATGGATGGACAGATTCTATCCGTACCTTATTTCAAGATGAAACGATCTATACATTTTGGGACTATCTATACAAAGCGTACGACAGAAATGCGGGAATCAGATTAGACCATATTTTATTAAGCCCATATTTGAAATCAAGCCTGCTCAGAGGGGGTATCGACAAGGAAGTCCGCGGCTGGGAAAAAAGCAGTGACCATGCACCTGTCTGGATCGAACTCGACAGAACATAATTATTTTTAAATTTGTTAAATGGAAAAAGTAGATTTTTTGATACTAAAGTACTTGTCACAAGGTCTGAAGATCGGTGATATACCGAAACAACTTGAGGACGACGAATCGATCATTACAAGTAAGAGCAGCATTGAGAAAAGACTTACAATTATAAAAAAGCTATGCGGTGCGAAAACGCCTTTCCACCTTGCCGTTATTGCCAAAGAGAGAAAACTGATTTAGTACCGTGTCTCGGTTCAAAATGTTATTTAAACCAGTTTTGCTAAGAAAAAGCCAATGATCAATGCTATAAGAAAAACTATAATAATCTTCCCATAATTAGTTTTATTTCTGTGCACTTCCTGATTCAGCCTTACATTATCATGCCTTACATTTTCTAAAAGAATTCTTAATGAAGCAGTCTCTTCATTGATGGCGGACTGGACATTCTTTTCGTGCAGAGCGGCGATCTCCTTTTTGTAGCTTTCCATTTCAGCCTGGCGCTGTTTCTGCTGCTCCTGGAAATTCTTCTGAAGATCTTCCAACTGTTTACCAGATGATAACTGAAGTTTCTGAAATTCCTCGTTTCTGATTTTCAGTTGGTCTGTAAAGGTTTTGTTATGGTTCTCTACTTGCTCTTTATATATTTTCTGGGCTTCGGTGAACTCTTCATTTTTCTTCTTCAGCTGTTTTTCCAAAGTTTCTACCTGCTCCGAAAACTGCTTGGTGACATCTTTTTTCACCTCATCGATTAGGAGGGCTCTTGAATTGGATCTTTCGTGGGATAGCTTCTCTGCAATGGCATGCAATCCAGCACCGTAATCGTGGGGTAAATGAAAACGCTTGTCGGCCAGCTTATCCAATAAGGTCTCATCGACCGTATGACCGATAGCCGTGACAGTAACCGGTTTCATTGTGATGAATAATTCGGATAAGTTCAGGTCATTAAAAGTTTCCATACTTTGCCTGTCACCTCCTCCCCTGACCAAGGCAACAATGTCATAATCCAAAGCT is a genomic window of Chryseobacterium nakagawai containing:
- a CDS encoding exodeoxyribonuclease VII large subunit, which encodes MDDQDVTYPVYSPASVIGIFSNALKLNATVNLIYLKGRYAFGGGRSYGNYYYDLLFSEGDHTSIGIRISSLLRSKITNNEVYTLRGFIEKSIKNSSIELRFVVDEIVQQEERSISEEELERYGLIQKKLETGSKDLETLIRDKMLKDEKVRVANIYGNNAIVQKDFFEGLDVSLKYFDISDHSCNITSSTAIISKLKEISALDYDIVALVRGGGDRQSMETFNDLNLSELFITMKPVTVTAIGHTVDETLLDKLADKRFHLPHDYGAGLHAIAEKLSHERSNSRALLIDEVKKDVTKQFSEQVETLEKQLKKKNEEFTEAQKIYKEQVENHNKTFTDQLKIRNEEFQKLQLSSGKQLEDLQKNFQEQQKQRQAEMESYKKEIAALHEKNVQSAINEETASLRILLENVRHDNVRLNQEVHRNKTNYGKIIIVFLIALIIGFFLAKLV
- a CDS encoding DUF3945 domain-containing protein produces the protein MEEKVQNATNETNKIESVSDTLLVLNINTNAVEMVKGIDKEGNLQKFPPEDKKDNDQLIRVDKHGDLFSNFFSNFYRQLKNPSHFNFFKVSEYDAVHTAKDLQQYVDQASPEEKEKLKEYAIQLKNTNPLKNQNTMENNTDNQEYRFQPEQIDWKTMEKFGLNREKLEKMNAMDPLLRGFKTNTLIPITINLGTAVSKMDVRLSLQTADNGEVAVNLHGIRKEPNYNLKFLGHEFTDEDKKNLKESGNMGRVVDLVNPKTDEIIPSVISRDRLTNELVAYRAEYMKIPDEIKGIKLDDHQKQTLLEGKPLYLEGMTSKKGELFDATVQFNADKRYVEFIFNNNQNQQQTQQQSQSTLQNQSKGGEAPRVFRGKELDDAQYDKFKAGQTVYVDGLVDGKGKAYQGYITFNKETSKTDFSFTNPNKLKEKAQTSEDHKTQKAVNSDGKTNEATKNLKEPLDSKQQQPANKQQEAQQKKPVRSKGRKM
- a CDS encoding helix-turn-helix domain-containing protein; its protein translation is MNTERTEFIAWMERIMERFDILKEQVSSNQSRFIEIDGEVLLDNQDVLQLLKISSRSLQRYRTDKKLPYYTISGKLYYKLSDVHQLIRECLST
- a CDS encoding type IA DNA topoisomerase, with the protein product MKAIIAEKPSVAREIAQLLNANERKDGYLEGNGYCITWALGHLVSLGMPEDYGIRGFDKASLPIFPDPFLLIPRSIKKQNHKGYQPDPSALKQLKIIQNIINRCESIIVATDAGREGELIFRYIYHHLECNKPFERLWISSLTEKAIQDGFKKLQSGSAFDGLYQAAKARSEADWLVGINATQALSITANQDVYSLGRVQTPTLALICKRFDDHQNFKQKKYFQIQLKHRKEYLDFTSQSTEQWEDKKQAEQILRSIEREGRATVENVSIQTLKEPAPLLFDLTELQKEANRKLGLSADEVLQTAQSLYEKRFITYPRTGSNYIPEDLWAEIPELVRILNTVDQFKPAISTLKFGNFNKRMVNDLKVTDHHGLLITTKIPSAITATEKAIYDMIAYRLLESLSEHCSKQVSHITLKVHHYEFSIKGSKILTKGWRAIKGLLSEHNDNNKNNDSNSNNNKVEKTLIELPEFKIGDELKISQAVLQEKTTQPPKLYSEADLLSAMENAGRSIEDKEAQKAISNIGIGTPATRASIIETLLSRNYINRKSKALVPTEKGIKVYHLVKDQKIANVQMTAEWEMALDKIEKGELSSKRFITDIKDYTTEITKELLLLSIAQENIPELKCPKCKQQNLIIKDKIIKCPDEQCNWLQFRTVCGVQLSIEQITSLINNRKTPLIKNMKAKNGKKFSAYIVLKEDHKTIFEFPDH
- the xth gene encoding exodeoxyribonuclease III, with product MKIATYNVNGINSRLPVLLKWLKNAKPDIVCLQELKAPQEKFPIAEINQAGYQAIWHGQKQWNGIAILSRGFDMTEVQRSLPGNADDIQSRYLEVIIDQIVICCLYLPNGNPFPGPNFEYKMEWIKRLKKRTKQFIDMNLPAILIGDFNIIPTEKDVYKPERWKDDALFQPEVRQVYSQFLKNGWTDSIRTLFQDETIYTFWDYLYKAYDRNAGIRLDHILLSPYLKSSLLRGGIDKEVRGWEKSSDHAPVWIELDRT
- a CDS encoding hypervirulence associated TUDOR domain-containing protein yields the protein MLKKGDKVKWKFRYGETHGIITTIHTSDFIFINRQRRASQDSPQYEVMSEKTGKSAVHKASALKKI